The genomic window GTAGTGCCAGAACGGGAAGAGGTGGAGTACCCGGCTGAAGTTCCCCCACTCGAGGTGGTGCGGGATCAACCCGTTGCCGAGCGCCTCCCGGTCGGGCATCAGCGCCATACCGATGATGAAGAGGAACGGGACGAGCAGGGCGGCGCACAGCGCGATCGCCACGCAGTGGTTCGCGACGCCCACCAGAAAACGACGGGTCGAACGACGCGGCGGACCCGAGCGGGTCTTCGCGTCCGACCCGCTGAGGGTCGCGGGCAACGACACGGCCACGGTCAGCCTCCCGAGTAGTGGACCCAGCGACGCGACGTACGGATGAGTACGAGCGTCACGGCGAAGAGGGCGAGGAAGAGGATCCACGCGAGCGCCGAGGCGTAGCCCATGTGGAAGTAGGAGTAGCCCTGCTGATAGAGCCAGGTGCCGTAGAACATCAGTGAGTTCTGCGGTGCGCCGAGGGTCTGGGCATTACCCGAGATCGCCTTGGACGCGACGTAGGCTTGGGTGAAGTACTGGAAGCCCTCGATGATGCCGGTCAGCAGCGCGAAGTAGAGCACCGGCGAGATGAGTGGCAGGGTGACCCGGCGGAATCTTGCCCACGCACCGGCACCATCGAGATCGGCGGCCTCGTAGAGATCCTTGGGTACGTCGAGCAGCGCGGCCAGCAGGATGACCATGGTGTTGCCCGCCGCCCAGATCATGATGATGGCGAGCCCGGGCTTGGCCCAGTGCGGATCGCCGAACCACAGCGGCTTGCCGAGACCGAGCGCGCCGAGGATCCCGTTGACCGGGCCGGACGGGTTGAGCAGGTAGACGAAGGACAGGCCGGCGGCGACCATCGGGACGATGGCCGGCAGGTAGGCGATCGTGCGGTAGACGCCGGCGCCGCGGCGGATACGCACGATGACCAGCGCCACCGCCAGAGCGAAGAGGATCTTCGCCGGTACGCCGATGCAGATGATCCAGAGGGTGTTGCGGACCGACTGCCAGAAGACGGGGTCCTGGGTGAACAGCAGCCAGTAGTTGTGCAGACCGACCCACCTCGGCGGCTTGGTCAGGTCGTAGGTGGTGAAGGAGAAGTACAGGCTGGAGATCATCGGGTAGAGGACGAACGCCAGGAAGCCGACGATCCACGGCGACATGAACGCCAGCACCGTGAGCCGGCGACGGCGCCGGAGCCGCTGCGACCCCCGCCCGCCGGTGGGCGCGCGTCGTGCCGTGCGCCCCGACGTCGGTGTCTCGCCGACGGTGACCGATCCTGATCTCATCGCACTCACCTGATCGCCGTCTGGGTGTTGACGTCCTTGGCCAGTTGCCGGAGCCCGCCGCGCAGATCGCCCACCTGTCCGGCCTCCCACTTCCCTTCGAAGGCCGTGAGCAGGTCGATGTCGACCTGGCCCGCGGTCGTCGGCTGCTTCCAGGACGAGTGCTTGTTCTGCAGGATCTGCGCGAAGGTACTGGTCAGCGGGTTGCGGGAGAACTTCGACGTGCGGAGCGAGGCGAAGGTCGTCGGAACGTTCTTCAGGCCCGCGGAGAGTTGGTTGAGCGCGCCGGTGTTGGTCGCGAGGTAGCGCATCGCGAGCCACGACTCCGACGGGTGCTTGACGCCGGCCGGAATGCCGATGAGCGTCCCGCCGATCTGGCCGCTGCCGTAGAGGGCGGGGTTGTCGGCCGGGAAGGGCGCGGTCGCGTAGTCCACCTTCGTCTTGTCCGCCGTCGCGAAGGCGACCCGCCACTCACCGTCGATCATCATCGCGACCTTGCCGGTCTCGAAGCCGTTGTTGCTCGCGAACTCCGACTCTGCGCCGAGCGTCGCCGCGAACTTGCTGAGCTTGTCGTAGCCGATCGACTTGATGAGGCTCTTCTCCCAGTCCAGGCCGCGGACCCAGGCGGAATCCGTGCCCAGCACCGACGTCCCGTTGTGGTACCACGACGCGCCGAAGTAGTTGCCTTGTAGGGCGTGCGCGGATTCGTAGAACGTGCTCAGCGGCACGAAGCCCGCAACCTTGATCGAGCCGTCCTTGTTGTACGTCGTCAGCTTCTTCGCCATGGTCGTCAGCTCGGACAGGGTCCGCGGCGGGTGGTGGTAGCCGGCCTTCGCCAGCAGGGTCTTGTTGTAGTAGAGGCCGAACGCGTCGGTGAGCAAGGGGAGCGCGCAGGTCTTGCCGCCGTAGCTCGAGTAGGTGAGCACCTGCTTCGGGAAGGTCGCGGACAGGTCGAGATGGTCCTTGCGGGCGACCGGCCCGATGTCGCGGAGCGCACCCGAGTCACAGAACTTCGCCAGGTTCTGCGGGCCGCCGAGGAGCGCTAGGTCGGGCGGATGACCCGAGTTGATACCGCGCAGTACGTCATCGTCGATCTTTCCCTGAACCTGTTTGACGGTGAGCCAGGGATAGCGCTTGTGCAGTTGCGCCAGTTCGCCGTCGACGACGGCCGCTTCGCGCCCGGTGAAGAATCCCCACAGTGTCAGGGTCACCGGCTTGTGGTGCGCGAGCGAGCCCAGCGGACTGATCGGCCGACTGTCGCCGATCTGCGCGGTGCAGCCGGTGACGACGAGGATGGCGAGGCCGATGACGCCCACCGCGACACGGCGTCGGTGCCGGAATCTAGCGGACAATCGTGGCCTCCCGGTGGTGTCTCGTCCCGACGACCACCGGCGACGGCGCGGGTGGCGGTGTGATGACGGTGAACAGCTGCTCCTGCACGCCCGCCACCGCGGCGATCTCCGCGCCGCGGCGTACCGCGTCGGTGCCGAGCTCGGACGCGACGACGGGCGGTGGGGTCGGAAAGATCTGGTCGAGTTCCCGGCGCAGCGGCGTGAGGAGCGTCTCGCCCGCCGCGCCGACACTGCCGCCGACGACGACCAGTTCGGGGTCGAGCACGCTCACCACGCTGGCGACCATAAGGGCGACCTGTTTCGCCAGCGTTGCGAACACGTCGCATCCGGCCGACTCACCGCGGTCGGCGCTCGCGAGCACGGCGGCCAGGGAGTTGCGCCGGGTCATACCGGCCGCACGGGCGAGGCGTCGTACGGCGTCCTCGCTCGCGGCGAGCTGCGCGGCTCCGTGCCGGCGGGCCGGCCTGCTGTGCGGGTCGATCGGCCCGACCGGCATGTGGCCGACCTCACCGGCGGCACCGTGGCTGCCGCGGTACAGCTGACCGCCCAGGATCACCCCGGTGCCGATGCCACTGCCGAGCGAGAGATAGACGATGTCGTCGATTCCTCGCGCCGCACCGGCATGGTGCTCACCGATCGCCGCGAGGTTGACGTCGTTGTCGACGGCGCTCGATCGGCCGACCAGGCCGCGGATCGCGTCGATATGGT from Mycobacteriales bacterium includes these protein-coding regions:
- a CDS encoding sugar ABC transporter permease; the protein is MRSGSVTVGETPTSGRTARRAPTGGRGSQRLRRRRRLTVLAFMSPWIVGFLAFVLYPMISSLYFSFTTYDLTKPPRWVGLHNYWLLFTQDPVFWQSVRNTLWIICIGVPAKILFALAVALVIVRIRRGAGVYRTIAYLPAIVPMVAAGLSFVYLLNPSGPVNGILGALGLGKPLWFGDPHWAKPGLAIIMIWAAGNTMVILLAALLDVPKDLYEAADLDGAGAWARFRRVTLPLISPVLYFALLTGIIEGFQYFTQAYVASKAISGNAQTLGAPQNSLMFYGTWLYQQGYSYFHMGYASALAWILFLALFAVTLVLIRTSRRWVHYSGG
- a CDS encoding extracellular solute-binding protein, yielding MGVIGLAILVVTGCTAQIGDSRPISPLGSLAHHKPVTLTLWGFFTGREAAVVDGELAQLHKRYPWLTVKQVQGKIDDDVLRGINSGHPPDLALLGGPQNLAKFCDSGALRDIGPVARKDHLDLSATFPKQVLTYSSYGGKTCALPLLTDAFGLYYNKTLLAKAGYHHPPRTLSELTTMAKKLTTYNKDGSIKVAGFVPLSTFYESAHALQGNYFGASWYHNGTSVLGTDSAWVRGLDWEKSLIKSIGYDKLSKFAATLGAESEFASNNGFETGKVAMMIDGEWRVAFATADKTKVDYATAPFPADNPALYGSGQIGGTLIGIPAGVKHPSESWLAMRYLATNTGALNQLSAGLKNVPTTFASLRTSKFSRNPLTSTFAQILQNKHSSWKQPTTAGQVDIDLLTAFEGKWEAGQVGDLRGGLRQLAKDVNTQTAIR
- a CDS encoding ROK family transcriptional regulator; protein product: MTVSSGLPAGAQRVLRRLNERSLFAVLLAEGRLTRVALQHRTGLSLPTITRALANLQDAGLVAEAGTVSTGRGPAAAVYEVRPRDGGVAAAIALTGDMISVSLMSTAGESLACEQERPRRSASGPALVQTVRRLLRTALRSARIDRIHVSHTVVAVPAVVDTDGQLTTAIPSGLPSLEQHHIDAIRGLVGRSSAVDNDVNLAAIGEHHAGAARGIDDIVYLSLGSGIGTGVILGGQLYRGSHGAAGEVGHMPVGPIDPHSRPARRHGAAQLAASEDAVRRLARAAGMTRRNSLAAVLASADRGESAGCDVFATLAKQVALMVASVVSVLDPELVVVGGSVGAAGETLLTPLRRELDQIFPTPPPVVASELGTDAVRRGAEIAAVAGVQEQLFTVITPPPAPSPVVVGTRHHREATIVR